One window of the Vigna radiata var. radiata cultivar VC1973A chromosome 1, Vradiata_ver6, whole genome shotgun sequence genome contains the following:
- the LOC106772420 gene encoding translation initiation factor eIF-2B subunit delta isoform X2: MDPSRRAPRAVIDPVPKFRQVGFFAPPERSQSGPPNTTHSSPPISNSLSPVMIPPPRHLSDNLLIHAPPASSPLRADSGGGGTSFDNADLFTAPLSPALPSSSYSSRIAGDFYKGNGGKVAASSFPRGGFDLTAMKAAAAASVVVPASELTTVSVVNDSLGIPEKEKGSRGGGSAMEVKEQPASSKQKPKTSKAERRALQEAQRAAKAAAKAPANAKPSKAAKPAQKIDNATVAASEKKGGEIPPEKDRKKDAPQPRMQYDDKSRVEKAKRRAVVKQTEARNRVELFRHLPQYEHGSQLPDLEARFFHLSPVHPAVYKVGLQYLTGDISGANARCIAMLQAFQEAIKDYKVPQEKTLVRDLTAKISSYVSFLIECRPLSISMGNAIRFLKSRIAKLPLTLSESEAKASLHSDIERFISEKIILANKVIVKHAVTKIRDGDVLLTYGSSSAVEMILLHAHELGRQFRVVVVDSCPKLRGQLLLRRLVEKGLSCTYTHINAVSYIMHEVTRVFLGASSVLSNGTVYSRVGTACVAMVAHAFRVPVIVCCEAYKFHERVQLDSICSNELGDPDVISNVLGREDVNHLDGWANIENLQLLNLIYDATPSDYVSMIVTDYGMVPPTSVPVIVREYGREQVWI, encoded by the exons ATGGATCCCTCTCGCCGCGCCCCGCGCGCCGTGATTGACCCCGTTCCCAAGTTCCGCCAAGTCGGCTTCTTCGCCCCGCCCGAACGCTCTCAATCGGGTCCTCCAAACACGACTCACTCTTCGCCCCCAATCTCCAACTCCCTCTCGCCGGTCATGATCCCGCCGCCGCGCCACCTATCGGACAACCTCCTCATCCACGCGCCCCCCGCCTCATCTCCCCTTCGCGCAGACTCCGGCGGCGGCGGAACCTCCTTCGACAACGCGGACTTGTTCACCGCGCCGCTGTCGCCCGCTTTGCCATCGTCGTCGTACTCCAGCAGGATCGCCGGCGACTTCTACAAGGGAAACGGTGGGAAGGTGGCGGCCTCGTCTTTCCCCCGCGGTGGATTCGACCTGACGGCGATGAAGGCGGCGGCGGCCGCGAGCGTCGTCGTGCCGGCGAGCGAGCTGACCACGGTTTCGGTGGTGAATGATTCGCTAGGGATTCCCG aaaaagagaaagggagCCGAGGAGGAGGGTCAGCAATGGAAGTGAAAGAGCAACCTGCTAGTTCAAAACAGAAACCAAAAACCTCAAAAGCTGAAAGACGTGCCCTTCAAGAAGCTCAAAGAGCTGCCAAGGCTGCAGCAAAAG CCCCAGCAAATGCCAAACCATCTAAAGCTGCAAAGCCTGCTCAGAAAATTGATAATGCAACTGTTGCAGCATCTGAAAAGAAGGGAGGTGAGATTCCACCAGAAAAGGATAGAAAAAAAGATGCTCCTCAACCACGGATGCAATACGATGACAAGAGCCGAGTGGAGAAAGCTAAACGTCGTGCAGTGGTAAAACAAACTGAAGCTAGGAACAGGGTTGAGTTGTTTAGGCACTTGCCGCAATATGAACATGGGAGTCAGCTTCCAGATCTCGAGGCAAGGTTTTTCCATCTTTCTCCAGTGCACCCAGCTGTTTATAag GTGGGTTTGCAGTATCTAACTGGAGATATATCTGGTGCCAATGCTCGGTGTATTGCAATGCTTCAAGCATTTCAGGAGGCCATCAAAGACTACAAGGTTCCACAGGAGAAGACTCTTGTGAGGGACTTAACAGCAAAAATTAGTAGTTATGTATCATTTCTTATTGAGTGTCGACCTCTGTCAATCAGCATGGGAAATGCTATTAGGTTTCTCAAAAGTCGGATAGCCAAGTTACCTTTGACCTTGTCTGAATCAGAAGCAAAAGCTTCTCTCCATTCAGATATTGAGCGTTTTATTAGTGAGAAGATTATACTCGCCAACAAAGTGATAGTGAAGCATGCTGTCACCAAAATAAGAGATGGTGATGTTCTTCTAACGTATGGGTCCTCGTCAGCTGTTGAAATGATACTATTACATGCACACGAGTTAGGAAGACAGTTTCGCGTTGTGGTAGTTGACTCTTGTCCAAAGCTTAGAGGGCAACTTTTGCTTCGCAGGCTGGTGGAGAAAGGTCTTAGCTGTACATACACTCATATAAATGCCGTTTCCTATATAATGCATGAAGTTACTCGAGTATTTCTGGGTGCTTCATCAGTTTTATCTAATGGAACAGTATATTCAAGAGTAGGGACTGCATGTGTTGCAATGGTTGCTCATGCGTTCCGTGTACCTGTCATAGTATGTTGTGAGGCATATAAATTTCATGAACGGGTACAGCTGGACTCAATATGCTCTAATGAACTTG GTGATCCAGATGTAATTTCAAATGTATTGGGTAGAGAGGATGTCAACCACTTGGATGGCTGGGCCAATATTGAAAATCTGCAACTCTTAAATCTCAT TTATGATGCAACACCTTCAGATTATGTTTCAATGATTGTCACAGATTATGGCATG
- the LOC106772420 gene encoding translation initiation factor eIF-2B subunit delta isoform X1, giving the protein MDPSRRAPRAVIDPVPKFRQVGFFAPPERSQSGPPNTTHSSPPISNSLSPVMIPPPRHLSDNLLIHAPPASSPLRADSGGGGTSFDNADLFTAPLSPALPSSSYSSRIAGDFYKGNGGKVAASSFPRGGFDLTAMKAAAAASVVVPASELTTVSVVNDSLGIPEKEKGSRGGGSAMEVKEQPASSKQKPKTSKAERRALQEAQRAAKAAAKAEGNKASGTAAPANAKPSKAAKPAQKIDNATVAASEKKGGEIPPEKDRKKDAPQPRMQYDDKSRVEKAKRRAVVKQTEARNRVELFRHLPQYEHGSQLPDLEARFFHLSPVHPAVYKVGLQYLTGDISGANARCIAMLQAFQEAIKDYKVPQEKTLVRDLTAKISSYVSFLIECRPLSISMGNAIRFLKSRIAKLPLTLSESEAKASLHSDIERFISEKIILANKVIVKHAVTKIRDGDVLLTYGSSSAVEMILLHAHELGRQFRVVVVDSCPKLRGQLLLRRLVEKGLSCTYTHINAVSYIMHEVTRVFLGASSVLSNGTVYSRVGTACVAMVAHAFRVPVIVCCEAYKFHERVQLDSICSNELGDPDVISNVLGREDVNHLDGWANIENLQLLNLIYDATPSDYVSMIVTDYGMVPPTSVPVIVREYGREQVWI; this is encoded by the exons ATGGATCCCTCTCGCCGCGCCCCGCGCGCCGTGATTGACCCCGTTCCCAAGTTCCGCCAAGTCGGCTTCTTCGCCCCGCCCGAACGCTCTCAATCGGGTCCTCCAAACACGACTCACTCTTCGCCCCCAATCTCCAACTCCCTCTCGCCGGTCATGATCCCGCCGCCGCGCCACCTATCGGACAACCTCCTCATCCACGCGCCCCCCGCCTCATCTCCCCTTCGCGCAGACTCCGGCGGCGGCGGAACCTCCTTCGACAACGCGGACTTGTTCACCGCGCCGCTGTCGCCCGCTTTGCCATCGTCGTCGTACTCCAGCAGGATCGCCGGCGACTTCTACAAGGGAAACGGTGGGAAGGTGGCGGCCTCGTCTTTCCCCCGCGGTGGATTCGACCTGACGGCGATGAAGGCGGCGGCGGCCGCGAGCGTCGTCGTGCCGGCGAGCGAGCTGACCACGGTTTCGGTGGTGAATGATTCGCTAGGGATTCCCG aaaaagagaaagggagCCGAGGAGGAGGGTCAGCAATGGAAGTGAAAGAGCAACCTGCTAGTTCAAAACAGAAACCAAAAACCTCAAAAGCTGAAAGACGTGCCCTTCAAGAAGCTCAAAGAGCTGCCAAGGCTGCAGCAAAAG CTGAAGGAAATAAAGCATCTGGAACTGCAGCCCCAGCAAATGCCAAACCATCTAAAGCTGCAAAGCCTGCTCAGAAAATTGATAATGCAACTGTTGCAGCATCTGAAAAGAAGGGAGGTGAGATTCCACCAGAAAAGGATAGAAAAAAAGATGCTCCTCAACCACGGATGCAATACGATGACAAGAGCCGAGTGGAGAAAGCTAAACGTCGTGCAGTGGTAAAACAAACTGAAGCTAGGAACAGGGTTGAGTTGTTTAGGCACTTGCCGCAATATGAACATGGGAGTCAGCTTCCAGATCTCGAGGCAAGGTTTTTCCATCTTTCTCCAGTGCACCCAGCTGTTTATAag GTGGGTTTGCAGTATCTAACTGGAGATATATCTGGTGCCAATGCTCGGTGTATTGCAATGCTTCAAGCATTTCAGGAGGCCATCAAAGACTACAAGGTTCCACAGGAGAAGACTCTTGTGAGGGACTTAACAGCAAAAATTAGTAGTTATGTATCATTTCTTATTGAGTGTCGACCTCTGTCAATCAGCATGGGAAATGCTATTAGGTTTCTCAAAAGTCGGATAGCCAAGTTACCTTTGACCTTGTCTGAATCAGAAGCAAAAGCTTCTCTCCATTCAGATATTGAGCGTTTTATTAGTGAGAAGATTATACTCGCCAACAAAGTGATAGTGAAGCATGCTGTCACCAAAATAAGAGATGGTGATGTTCTTCTAACGTATGGGTCCTCGTCAGCTGTTGAAATGATACTATTACATGCACACGAGTTAGGAAGACAGTTTCGCGTTGTGGTAGTTGACTCTTGTCCAAAGCTTAGAGGGCAACTTTTGCTTCGCAGGCTGGTGGAGAAAGGTCTTAGCTGTACATACACTCATATAAATGCCGTTTCCTATATAATGCATGAAGTTACTCGAGTATTTCTGGGTGCTTCATCAGTTTTATCTAATGGAACAGTATATTCAAGAGTAGGGACTGCATGTGTTGCAATGGTTGCTCATGCGTTCCGTGTACCTGTCATAGTATGTTGTGAGGCATATAAATTTCATGAACGGGTACAGCTGGACTCAATATGCTCTAATGAACTTG GTGATCCAGATGTAATTTCAAATGTATTGGGTAGAGAGGATGTCAACCACTTGGATGGCTGGGCCAATATTGAAAATCTGCAACTCTTAAATCTCAT TTATGATGCAACACCTTCAGATTATGTTTCAATGATTGTCACAGATTATGGCATG